A window from Ignavibacteriota bacterium encodes these proteins:
- a CDS encoding ABC transporter permease, whose protein sequence is MNIILNIIKKEFSQFKRDPKMFGIVLVAPIIQLIFLGYAATMDVNNVHILFLDKDKTEESRNFIERFESSGFFSIDYYAENYEELTEQVNKAKVLVGFVIPNNFSKNINRNETVKLQAIFDGSDGNTASIAAGYITKIISEYSQNIIMDYREKKGMKVLPVGQISAEVRTWYNPYLKTRYFMVPAIVGLLLSIITLILTSLAVVKEKEIGTLEQIIVTPIKPYQLIIGKLVPFTIMGFISVILVITMMNILFGIPVRGSVTFLLVASFFYILSTLGLGLFVSTISKTQQQAMMIAIFGIMMPMVYLSGFAFPIENMPKILQYISYLIPLRYFITILRGVVLKGIGIADLWQETAILFLMGILILLLSSLRFRKRLD, encoded by the coding sequence ATGAATATCATTTTAAATATTATCAAAAAAGAATTCTCTCAATTTAAACGCGATCCAAAAATGTTTGGAATTGTTTTAGTTGCACCAATTATCCAGCTTATATTTTTAGGATATGCCGCAACTATGGATGTAAACAATGTTCATATTTTGTTTTTAGATAAAGATAAAACTGAAGAAAGCCGCAATTTTATTGAGCGATTTGAAAGTTCCGGATTTTTTTCAATCGACTATTACGCAGAAAATTATGAGGAACTAACTGAACAAGTTAACAAAGCAAAAGTTCTTGTGGGATTTGTTATTCCCAATAATTTTTCTAAAAACATTAATAGAAATGAAACCGTAAAACTTCAAGCAATATTTGATGGTTCCGATGGAAATACAGCTTCAATTGCTGCGGGATATATAACAAAAATAATTTCCGAATATTCTCAAAATATTATAATGGATTACAGAGAAAAAAAAGGAATGAAAGTTTTACCGGTTGGACAAATTTCCGCAGAAGTTAGAACTTGGTATAATCCTTATTTGAAAACAAGATATTTTATGGTCCCGGCTATTGTTGGATTACTATTAAGTATAATTACATTAATTTTAACATCGCTTGCGGTTGTTAAGGAAAAAGAAATTGGAACTCTTGAACAAATAATTGTTACTCCAATAAAACCTTATCAATTAATTATCGGAAAACTTGTACCATTTACAATAATGGGATTTATTTCAGTAATCCTTGTTATTACAATGATGAATATTTTGTTTGGAATTCCGGTTAGAGGAAGTGTAACTTTTTTGCTTGTTGCATCATTCTTTTATATTCTTTCCACTTTGGGTTTGGGACTTTTTGTATCAACAATTTCAAAAACTCAACAGCAAGCTATGATGATAGCAATATTTGGAATAATGATGCCCATGGTTTATCTTTCCGGATTTGCATTTCCAATTGAAAACATGCCTAAAATTTTGCAATACATTAGTTATTTAATTCCTCTAAGATATTTTATTACAATTCTTCGCGGCGTTGTTTTAAAAGGAATTGGAATAGCCGACCTTTGGCAAGAAACTGCAATTTTATTTTTAATGGGAATTTTAATTTTGCTCTTGAGTTCTCTACGATTCAGAAAAAGATTGGATTAG
- a CDS encoding response regulator transcription factor produces the protein MMKKYKILLVEDDINLGNILSEYLSLKKYEVELYKNGEEGIEAFKKIKFNLCILDVMMPRKDGFTLAKEIRAINKNIPVIFLTAKSMLKDKIEGFNIGADDYITKPFNTEELILRINAVLRRSINLSNTDEVYQIGKYLFDYQKRLLSLKSNSVSLTSKENELLKLLCENVNQTVERERALPLIWRNDNYFTSRSMDVYITKLRNYLKEDESLEIVNVHGIGFKLVINS, from the coding sequence TTGATGAAAAAGTATAAAATATTATTAGTTGAAGACGATATAAACTTGGGAAATATTTTGAGTGAATATTTATCACTAAAAAAATATGAAGTTGAACTTTACAAAAATGGTGAAGAGGGTATTGAAGCATTTAAGAAAATCAAATTTAACTTATGCATTTTAGATGTTATGATGCCGAGAAAAGATGGATTTACACTCGCAAAAGAAATTAGAGCAATAAATAAAAATATTCCGGTAATATTTTTAACTGCAAAATCAATGTTGAAAGATAAAATTGAAGGCTTCAATATTGGAGCAGATGATTATATTACAAAACCGTTTAATACTGAAGAATTAATTTTAAGAATTAATGCAGTGTTAAGAAGATCAATAAATTTGTCAAATACTGATGAAGTTTATCAAATAGGAAAATACTTATTTGATTATCAAAAGAGATTATTGAGTTTAAAAAGTAATTCAGTTTCTCTAACTTCAAAAGAAAATGAACTATTAAAATTACTTTGTGAAAATGTTAATCAAACTGTGGAAAGGGAAAGAGCACTCCCGTTAATTTGGAGAAATGATAATTATTTTACTTCTCGCAGTATGGATGTTTACATTACAAAATTGAGAAATTATCTAAAGGAAGATGAATCATTAGAAATTGTTAATGTTCACGGAATAGGTTTTAAATTGGTAATTAATTCATAA